A single window of Chitinophaga sp. XS-30 DNA harbors:
- a CDS encoding terpene synthase family protein produces the protein MNKEFTVPKPVYPWTTLQSPYAGTFDEEESNWYDQDYQFLTKEAMARYRKMRLVDVGPFMIPAAAEKDKVRHATRFAIYMTVTDDYVELLPIKEIVAFRDRIFEVMMGDGPRPEEKGILRQMQTNRKEWIALGMPDFWLERIAKNYKYRFVTDGIMEESPYKISKGIPPIPLFHLIRANSIGMIPFVDLICPTTGFALPDYIYNHTVIQRIIMLQAIIVALQNDFATIGKELAIESEMFNIIKLLQHHNKISFDEACTEGMKMHDGFVNEFVTLSNHLPDFSPFQKETEEFIYYIKQMISGLNDWYYKSGTKRYEPGGFAVPPNGKGETMDRVEIKHF, from the coding sequence ATGAACAAGGAATTCACTGTACCCAAGCCAGTATATCCCTGGACAACCCTTCAAAGCCCCTACGCCGGAACCTTCGATGAAGAAGAAAGCAATTGGTATGACCAGGACTATCAATTCTTGACAAAGGAGGCTATGGCAAGATATAGAAAGATGCGACTGGTAGATGTAGGCCCCTTTATGATACCGGCTGCCGCCGAAAAGGACAAGGTCCGCCATGCAACACGTTTTGCAATTTATATGACGGTAACTGATGATTATGTAGAACTTTTGCCAATAAAGGAGATAGTGGCTTTCAGAGACCGGATTTTTGAGGTAATGATGGGAGATGGTCCACGGCCGGAGGAAAAAGGAATATTACGTCAGATGCAAACAAACAGAAAGGAGTGGATTGCGCTCGGAATGCCGGATTTCTGGCTTGAAAGGATAGCTAAGAATTATAAGTACCGTTTTGTCACTGACGGGATTATGGAAGAATCACCATATAAGATCAGCAAGGGCATTCCTCCTATCCCCCTTTTTCATTTGATCCGCGCCAATTCCATAGGCATGATCCCATTTGTTGATCTGATTTGTCCCACAACCGGTTTTGCTTTACCCGATTATATTTATAATCATACCGTTATCCAGCGCATTATTATGCTGCAGGCAATCATTGTTGCGCTTCAGAACGATTTTGCAACAATTGGCAAAGAACTCGCGATAGAATCAGAAATGTTCAATATTATCAAATTACTGCAGCATCACAATAAAATATCTTTTGATGAAGCCTGCACAGAAGGAATGAAGATGCATGACGGGTTTGTAAACGAATTTGTAACATTATCAAACCATCTGCCGGACTTCAGTCCATTCCAAAAAGAGACGGAGGAATTTATTTACTACATAAAACAAATGATCAGTGGTTTGAATGACTGGTATTATAAAAGCGGGACGAAACGGTATGAACCTGGCGGATTTGCTGTACCACCCAATGGAAAAGGGGAGACGATGGACAGGGTGGAAATCAAGCATTTCTAG
- a CDS encoding terpene synthase family protein codes for MAPEQFNSRDYLPYGYYPWPILINPHLEQMERDMNHWIDHDYTYLEEWQRKMYKKMRLHACTACMWPDLTYEQTIPCNRFMLQYVVLDDQLEDLPLEEKQQQRIRCMDILNGASPLPDENAMYQHLALIRDEFRAFMPEIWMKRFIRYFYLTFRYGIEVEHSYKAANQPPPSFAVYKAIREYAVLMYPYLILGEIESGLVLPDHIVDHCVIQRMMRLMVRIIIWQNDIHSLPKELAKGTEVFNVVFVLQRQYDLSLEDACKETLRIHDADLDELLALHREYREFGEYQEHVDKFVYYFGLGVQGVNTFYVQETERYLSGGKGFAWPEKS; via the coding sequence ATGGCTCCTGAACAATTCAACTCCAGAGATTACCTTCCATATGGCTATTATCCGTGGCCCATCCTGATCAATCCACACCTGGAACAAATGGAGAGAGATATGAACCACTGGATCGACCATGATTACACATACCTGGAAGAATGGCAAAGGAAGATGTACAAAAAAATGCGGTTACATGCGTGCACTGCCTGCATGTGGCCCGACTTAACGTATGAACAAACCATTCCCTGCAACAGGTTCATGCTCCAATATGTTGTGCTCGACGATCAACTGGAAGATCTGCCGCTTGAGGAAAAGCAACAACAGCGCATCCGTTGTATGGACATCCTGAATGGCGCTTCCCCGTTGCCGGATGAAAATGCAATGTATCAACACCTGGCACTGATAAGGGATGAATTCCGTGCATTCATGCCCGAAATATGGATGAAGCGTTTCATCCGGTACTTCTACCTGACCTTCAGGTACGGGATCGAAGTGGAACATTCTTATAAGGCAGCCAATCAACCACCCCCTTCTTTCGCAGTATATAAAGCAATCCGCGAATATGCCGTGCTGATGTACCCGTACCTGATTTTAGGGGAAATTGAATCAGGCCTGGTTTTGCCCGATCATATCGTCGATCACTGCGTCATTCAGCGGATGATGAGGCTGATGGTCAGAATTATCATATGGCAAAATGACATTCATTCCCTGCCGAAAGAGCTGGCTAAAGGAACTGAGGTTTTTAATGTGGTTTTTGTGCTTCAGCGGCAATATGATCTTTCGCTGGAGGATGCCTGTAAGGAGACCTTGCGCATCCACGATGCAGATCTCGATGAGCTTCTTGCTTTACACAGGGAGTATCGCGAGTTTGGAGAATACCAGGAGCATGTGGACAAATTCGTCTATTATTTTGGGCTCGGCGTCCAGGGCGTGAATACGTTCTATGTGCAGGAAACAGAAAGATATTTGTCCGGAGGAAAGGGATTTGCCTGGCCTGAGAAGAGCTGA
- a CDS encoding terpene synthase family protein: MNTEITSILSQFHYPFPMLKNPFAGALQEITEQHWIEGEYLALYRNDPLTRKKYKMTKTAHIASQWFPTAGAERLKPVCRLMLWTLYNDDRCEECSLRELHHVRDQSLGILNGTATRADAEIPLAGLLCTLREELVQFLPAESMNRFIEGLQKYFNGLQRELYYKARKEFPSVEECLDIREDSLCLYPFLELLDLETEVFLPESIHQHNIIKRLKALAVRMMACFNEVQSVLKDEATGAIYYNVVKAVQHNRNISLEEACLETLHLHNEYLREFRYLQDFLPDFGTWQDAVTNRVHYISMTLNGWKSVSSTLDRYNSIQGFPDVQTVKQALG; encoded by the coding sequence ATGAATACAGAGATAACTTCAATCCTATCCCAGTTTCACTACCCCTTCCCCATGCTCAAGAACCCATTTGCCGGCGCCTTGCAGGAAATCACCGAACAGCATTGGATAGAGGGCGAGTACCTGGCACTTTATCGGAATGACCCGCTTACCAGGAAAAAGTACAAAATGACCAAAACCGCACATATCGCTTCCCAATGGTTTCCGACAGCCGGCGCCGAGCGGTTGAAGCCGGTATGCAGGCTCATGCTGTGGACACTTTATAATGACGACAGGTGCGAAGAATGCAGCCTCCGGGAATTGCACCACGTCCGCGACCAATCCCTGGGAATCCTGAATGGAACGGCAACCCGGGCAGATGCTGAAATTCCTCTTGCCGGCCTGCTATGCACACTCAGGGAAGAACTGGTTCAATTTCTCCCTGCTGAATCGATGAACCGGTTTATCGAAGGTCTTCAAAAATACTTTAATGGCCTTCAGCGGGAGCTTTATTATAAGGCCCGAAAGGAATTTCCTTCTGTAGAAGAATGCCTGGATATCCGCGAGGATTCGCTTTGTCTCTACCCTTTCCTGGAGCTGCTTGATCTTGAAACGGAAGTATTTCTCCCGGAGTCCATACATCAGCATAACATCATAAAACGCCTGAAAGCGCTGGCTGTCCGCATGATGGCATGTTTCAACGAGGTGCAGTCGGTGCTCAAAGACGAAGCTACAGGAGCGATCTACTACAACGTCGTAAAAGCTGTCCAGCACAACCGTAATATTTCACTGGAGGAAGCTTGTCTGGAGACGCTGCACCTTCATAACGAATATCTGCGGGAGTTCCGGTACCTGCAGGATTTCCTGCCAGACTTCGGGACCTGGCAGGATGCGGTAACAAACAGGGTCCATTATATCAGTATGACGCTGAACGGATGGAAATCTGTTTCATCCACGCTCGACAGGTATAATTCAATACAGGGATTCCCTGATGTACAAACAGTAAAACAGGCTTTAGGATAA
- a CDS encoding DUF2268 domain-containing putative Zn-dependent protease (predicted Zn-dependent protease with a strongly conserved HExxH motif), with protein sequence MKYCLTFLTSVFIFQCVHAQTPFPGDPDSSVFITKDIDNFWRAFDMFKEDTTANPFGKAYIDIGSEGVKGFTPNRIISADHLLEVVKKRRNDYDKVRAMTLQMTKKEKQCRSTFYALKYWYPDAKFPPVYFVIGAFNSGGTANEKGVFIGAEKQADADVVPYIVAHELIHFQQNNWMEAPTLLQKSIIEGSADFLGELISGGPPNRKVTAYGDKHEDRLCREFVERMDSTNYIDWLYGVSGKDDRPNDLGYWIGYKITREYFRNSPNKKQAVREILDIRDYKVFLNKSGYLRKYIQ encoded by the coding sequence ATGAAATATTGCCTGACATTTTTAACAAGTGTGTTTATATTCCAGTGCGTTCATGCGCAGACACCCTTCCCCGGTGATCCCGACAGTTCCGTTTTTATCACCAAAGACATTGACAATTTCTGGCGGGCATTTGATATGTTTAAAGAGGATACCACAGCCAATCCTTTTGGCAAAGCCTACATTGATATTGGCAGCGAGGGTGTAAAAGGTTTTACCCCGAACAGGATTATAAGTGCGGACCATTTACTGGAAGTTGTAAAAAAGCGAAGAAATGACTATGACAAGGTAAGAGCCATGACCTTGCAGATGACCAAAAAGGAAAAGCAATGCAGAAGCACATTCTATGCTTTGAAATACTGGTATCCCGATGCAAAGTTCCCTCCCGTTTATTTCGTGATCGGCGCATTTAACTCGGGGGGGACAGCTAACGAAAAAGGGGTATTCATCGGAGCGGAGAAACAGGCTGATGCCGATGTCGTTCCTTATATCGTAGCACATGAGCTGATCCATTTTCAGCAGAATAACTGGATGGAAGCCCCGACGTTATTGCAAAAAAGTATTATTGAAGGCAGCGCGGATTTTTTAGGGGAGCTGATTTCCGGAGGGCCCCCTAACAGGAAAGTAACGGCCTACGGGGATAAGCATGAGGACAGGTTGTGCAGGGAATTTGTTGAGAGGATGGACAGCACCAACTATATAGACTGGCTATATGGTGTTTCCGGAAAGGATGACCGGCCCAATGATCTGGGTTACTGGATCGGCTACAAGATCACCCGGGAGTATTTCCGGAATTCCCCGAATAAGAAACAGGCTGTGCGCGAAATACTTGACATCAGGGATTATAAGGTATTTTTAAACAAAAGCGGGTATTTGAGAAAATATATCCAGTAA
- a CDS encoding DUF6624 domain-containing protein, protein MKEINRKIQFVFANLNANSPQWFVVAGTDLTCELNKKYQSKMNKISSILLIGISLIGCQHLHSDEKVVFNQELADELAKMAEVDQIAAYIPQGTYKKMTTEQWNAFKDSVFTAHEKRLKQIFDKHGFVGFDLAGEDGSESFWLMVQHSDNNPEFQEDVLGKMKIEVDKENADPGNYGLLVDRVMLNKGGKQVYGTQVTYNMETGQAYAKSLEDSLNVNERRASIGLEPLEVYLNAMTERHFEMNKETYLKKGVTAPKLYEITQNHYPQK, encoded by the coding sequence TTGAAAGAAATCAACAGGAAAATTCAGTTTGTGTTTGCTAATTTGAATGCCAATTCTCCGCAATGGTTCGTCGTTGCCGGGACAGACCTTACCTGCGAGCTTAATAAGAAATATCAAAGTAAAATGAATAAAATTTCAAGCATCCTGTTAATCGGGATATCGCTCATCGGATGCCAGCATCTACATTCTGATGAAAAAGTGGTGTTCAATCAGGAATTAGCAGATGAACTTGCAAAGATGGCTGAAGTCGATCAAATTGCGGCTTACATACCACAAGGTACATACAAAAAAATGACGACTGAGCAATGGAACGCTTTCAAAGACAGTGTTTTTACTGCACATGAAAAGCGGCTAAAGCAAATTTTTGACAAACACGGATTTGTCGGGTTCGATCTGGCTGGAGAAGATGGTTCAGAAAGCTTTTGGCTAATGGTGCAACATTCCGACAATAATCCCGAATTTCAGGAAGACGTTTTAGGAAAGATGAAAATCGAAGTAGATAAAGAAAATGCAGATCCGGGTAATTACGGTCTTTTGGTTGACCGTGTGATGCTTAATAAAGGTGGGAAACAAGTTTATGGGACACAGGTCACTTATAATATGGAAACAGGCCAGGCATATGCCAAAAGTTTGGAGGATAGCTTAAATGTTAATGAAAGAAGAGCATCAATTGGACTTGAACCATTGGAAGTCTATCTCAACGCAATGACGGAAAGGCACTTTGAAATGAACAAAGAAACCTATTTGAAAAAAGGCGTGACAGCTCCGAAACTATATGAAATAACACAGAATCACTATCCGCAAAAATAA
- a CDS encoding TlpA disulfide reductase family protein, giving the protein MKKLTFSLMLSAIASFCAAQEKKLAFTVSGHISPGLADSINKIFLYYYEDGENHADSADVVKGNFAFKGEVQELLQATLVARFGQLASPGNRLRGITESRKIYLGEGKVKVRVDDGFRNAVVTGSPMTEDADLYDAYLKPFIDNNEKVYQQTRKEPPGKERSAKKRAALQAIVAAKKDFIRNYPNNPFAIQAMKDALQDYQNDKLFRPGADAVYAELVALYDQLGARLKETPDGKDFDKRLKELRTNKLPHFSGPSLAGGTIDINSYKGRVFLIDFWGSWCVWCRKGHPHLKAVYEKFKPMGFEIIGVGVEFDKDRKVGEQKLRDAVAKDGITWPQIFNVNDGDADLRKIFSIYAYPTKILVDQSGNIVLRVTDDEERKLDAKLEELLGKK; this is encoded by the coding sequence ATGAAAAAATTAACCTTTAGCCTGATGCTTTCAGCCATTGCTTCATTTTGTGCAGCACAGGAGAAAAAACTGGCCTTTACGGTATCCGGACATATCTCCCCGGGGTTGGCTGATTCGATCAATAAGATTTTCCTGTATTACTATGAGGACGGCGAAAATCATGCAGACAGCGCCGATGTAGTGAAAGGAAACTTTGCATTCAAAGGTGAAGTGCAGGAGCTCTTGCAGGCTACGTTGGTCGCCCGGTTCGGGCAGCTTGCATCTCCTGGAAACCGGCTCCGCGGCATCACGGAAAGCCGTAAGATATACCTTGGTGAAGGGAAGGTGAAAGTCAGGGTCGATGACGGTTTCAGGAATGCGGTAGTGACCGGTTCGCCTATGACGGAAGATGCCGACCTGTACGACGCTTACCTGAAGCCGTTTATAGACAATAACGAAAAGGTATATCAGCAGACACGCAAAGAGCCACCAGGTAAGGAGAGGTCTGCCAAAAAACGCGCCGCACTGCAAGCCATTGTGGCCGCAAAAAAAGATTTCATCCGGAATTACCCCAACAATCCTTTCGCTATCCAGGCCATGAAGGACGCCTTGCAGGATTATCAGAACGACAAATTGTTCAGACCGGGAGCCGATGCTGTTTATGCAGAACTGGTTGCGCTGTATGATCAGCTGGGGGCCAGACTGAAAGAAACCCCGGACGGAAAGGATTTTGACAAACGATTAAAGGAACTGCGTACAAACAAGCTCCCGCATTTCAGCGGACCATCTTTGGCAGGCGGAACAATCGACATCAATAGTTATAAAGGCCGTGTTTTCCTGATCGATTTCTGGGGAAGCTGGTGTGTATGGTGTCGTAAAGGGCATCCGCATCTTAAAGCTGTGTATGAGAAATTCAAGCCTATGGGTTTTGAAATTATCGGAGTGGGCGTGGAGTTTGACAAGGATAGAAAGGTGGGTGAGCAGAAACTGCGTGATGCTGTTGCCAAAGATGGCATTACCTGGCCGCAGATCTTTAATGTGAATGATGGAGACGCTGATCTCCGTAAGATTTTCAGCATCTATGCTTATCCCACTAAAATCCTGGTGGACCAGTCGGGAAATATTGTCCTTAGGGTGACGGATGATGAGGAACGCAAACTGGACGCCAAATTGGAGGAGTTATTAGGGAAAAAGTAG
- a CDS encoding RagB/SusD family nutrient uptake outer membrane protein yields the protein MKNIIRIYVIALLAATTGCAKFVELDPPVNSISDRTAYTTNATATSVITGILYNMTVNTDFVHGVSGVGLLTGMGSDELKYYQASQGNLEFAKNSLLADNSYVSGIWARCYKLIYAANAAIEGVTASPTISEPVKRQLTGEARFLRAFCYFYLVNLYGDVPVPVTTDYKVNITLPRKPVQDVYQQIIQDLKDAQALLENEYLSATNAVTADRVRPNKFAATALLARAYLYAGDWANAESSATEVINQTGTYKLEENMNETFLVRSKEAIWQLGLAANGSGINTWDGNILIIRTSPVTGYPGLALSASQMDVLAGDKRQASWTDLFAADGTTYPYPFKYKVYQATGNSPTTEHTMVLRLAEQYLIRAEAKAMQGRISGTDGGVADINAVRSRAEQTGVSATTLPEFMLALERERRLELFTEMGHRWFDIKRWKGFSNTSITRADEIMPAIAAAKGGVWKPEYKLWPIPASELNVNVNLTPNPGYGL from the coding sequence ATGAAGAATATTATCAGAATATACGTTATTGCGTTATTGGCTGCCACAACGGGATGTGCAAAATTTGTGGAGCTTGATCCTCCCGTAAACTCCATTTCCGACAGAACGGCATATACCACCAACGCCACAGCTACCTCGGTGATTACCGGTATCCTGTATAATATGACCGTGAACACAGATTTCGTGCATGGTGTTTCCGGCGTAGGGCTCCTGACAGGAATGGGATCGGATGAGCTGAAGTACTACCAGGCATCGCAGGGGAACCTGGAGTTCGCAAAGAATAGTTTGCTGGCAGATAATTCATACGTGTCAGGCATATGGGCAAGATGTTACAAGCTCATTTATGCTGCCAATGCCGCCATTGAGGGGGTGACGGCATCTCCGACGATCAGTGAGCCGGTAAAACGGCAACTGACAGGAGAGGCCAGGTTCCTTCGGGCATTTTGCTATTTCTACCTTGTCAATTTGTACGGCGATGTTCCCGTGCCTGTCACTACCGATTATAAGGTGAATATTACCTTGCCCAGGAAACCTGTACAGGATGTTTATCAGCAAATCATCCAGGATCTGAAAGATGCGCAGGCATTACTTGAGAACGAATACCTGTCCGCAACGAATGCGGTGACGGCAGACCGTGTACGCCCCAATAAATTTGCCGCCACTGCGCTGCTCGCAAGGGCCTATCTGTATGCAGGCGATTGGGCAAATGCTGAAAGCAGCGCTACTGAAGTGATCAACCAGACGGGCACTTACAAATTGGAAGAGAATATGAACGAAACGTTTTTAGTGCGCAGCAAGGAGGCCATCTGGCAGTTGGGGCTGGCAGCGAACGGTTCCGGTATTAATACCTGGGACGGGAATATTCTTATTATCAGGACCTCACCGGTCACCGGGTATCCCGGCCTGGCGCTTTCCGCGTCACAGATGGATGTTTTGGCGGGTGATAAACGGCAAGCCAGCTGGACCGACTTGTTTGCCGCTGATGGAACAACCTATCCATATCCCTTTAAATATAAGGTTTACCAGGCTACCGGAAATTCCCCTACAACGGAGCATACGATGGTACTCCGCCTGGCGGAGCAATATCTGATACGCGCCGAGGCCAAAGCGATGCAGGGACGGATTTCGGGCACCGATGGCGGCGTCGCAGATATCAATGCGGTCCGTTCGCGGGCAGAGCAAACCGGCGTTAGCGCAACAACGTTGCCGGAGTTTATGCTGGCGCTGGAAAGGGAACGCCGCCTTGAACTGTTTACGGAAATGGGTCATCGCTGGTTCGATATCAAACGGTGGAAAGGATTTTCAAATACCTCCATCACGCGGGCAGACGAAATAATGCCGGCCATTGCTGCCGCAAAAGGTGGTGTATGGAAACCGGAATATAAACTTTGGCCTATTCCCGCCAGCGAGCTTAATGTGAACGTAAATCTCACGCCGAACCCCGGTTACGGATTGTAA
- a CDS encoding SusC/RagA family TonB-linked outer membrane protein, with protein MRLTCILTICACLEVSAGTYGQQITLSLRNAPLRQVFNAIEKQTGYLVFFNNELIRNARPVTLNVKDISLEEVLRRSLKDQHLEYGIVEKTIIIKRASPPPAEQPAPVTEEAVRAPVTGVVRDTAGHPLPGVTISIKGTKKGTATGANGRFSINADPGDVLLVSFIGYQSREYTVGTDTDISIVLRVAISGLDETVVKGYYTTSKRLNTGAVGTVRAETIEKQPVSNVLTALIGRVPGLDITQQSGIPGSSVTVRIRGTNSLTATANDPLYLIDGVPFLANSTNTVPNNFRQQPGGGASPFNSLNPADIESIEVLKDADATAIYGSRGANGVILITTKRGKAGDSKIDANFSKGFGRVARMMDLLDRRQYLDMRYEALRNDGVAIGDASYAPDLLQWDTTRSTDWQDLLIGNTAHYTNAQLTLSGGSANTNYSLSGGYWRETAVFPGDFADTKASARFSLNHTSADQRWKAQLTGTFLKEKNNLSPNDPTHNAVTLPPLGMDLYLPDGKLNFAGTAFANPLAALNQKYDARTTNLNANSLISYRILKGLEFKVQLGYSNLRYTTLYTVPESATNPVYFLGPANRAAEYGDHTTETWNIEPQLTYDVRFLGQPLKVLLGTTFQQSTQKGSLDYGSGFVDDALLENRGSAQAVTSRTAFSDYKYNALFALVNYNVDGKYLLNLTARRDGSSRFGPGNRFGNFGAVGAAWIFSEEKALKDALPFLSFGKLRLSYGTTGSDAISNYGYVSLYNSTSSYYPYYGDNGIGLQPANLANSDFKWESNRKADIALELGFLKDRILLNTNFYRNRSSNQLIGYPISQVSGFSSVPFNLPAVVQNTGWEIELNTTNIARRDFSWTTSFNITIPDNKLIDYPDLASSSNANTYVVGEPLTIAKLVPTLGIDPNTGVMRYRNRLGDTVTNIALLGVADRTVAINIGKQLFGGLQNSFRYKGFQLDVFLQFSKANGRIWNVNGVYVPGYYGNLPQYVYDRRWKGPGDTGATLNKLTQSATSPAYQARPRNTDDAAYASIFFARLKNVALSYNFPDTWLKKMKILNLRVYAQGQNLATFTNYLGMDPENQSASIAPIAVTTFGLQVTF; from the coding sequence GTGAGACTGACTTGTATTTTAACCATTTGTGCCTGCCTGGAGGTATCGGCGGGAACCTATGGGCAGCAGATCACCCTGTCGCTCAGGAATGCCCCGCTCAGGCAGGTATTTAACGCTATCGAAAAGCAGACGGGGTACCTGGTTTTCTTTAATAACGAGCTGATCAGGAATGCCCGGCCGGTTACTTTGAATGTAAAGGATATCAGCCTGGAGGAAGTCCTGCGCCGGAGCCTCAAAGATCAGCACCTCGAGTATGGCATTGTAGAAAAAACGATCATTATAAAAAGGGCCTCGCCTCCGCCGGCTGAGCAGCCCGCTCCGGTTACGGAGGAAGCTGTTCGCGCACCTGTCACCGGAGTGGTGAGGGATACCGCCGGCCATCCGTTGCCTGGCGTGACCATATCCATCAAGGGGACCAAAAAAGGCACCGCCACGGGAGCGAACGGAAGATTTTCCATAAATGCGGATCCCGGCGATGTATTACTTGTTTCCTTCATTGGCTATCAGTCGCGGGAATACACGGTCGGCACCGATACAGATATCAGTATAGTGCTGCGCGTAGCCATATCTGGGCTGGATGAAACGGTGGTAAAAGGATATTATACCACCAGTAAACGCCTGAATACAGGGGCGGTGGGTACGGTAAGGGCGGAAACCATCGAAAAGCAGCCGGTCAGCAATGTGCTGACAGCGCTGATCGGGCGGGTGCCCGGGCTGGATATTACGCAGCAAAGCGGTATCCCCGGCAGTAGCGTTACCGTCAGGATAAGGGGAACGAACAGCTTGACGGCTACGGCAAACGACCCGCTTTATCTCATCGACGGGGTGCCTTTTTTAGCGAATTCCACCAATACGGTGCCCAATAACTTCAGGCAGCAACCTGGCGGCGGTGCGAGTCCGTTCAATTCCCTGAACCCGGCAGACATCGAATCGATAGAGGTATTGAAAGACGCGGATGCTACCGCTATCTACGGATCAAGAGGCGCCAACGGCGTTATTCTCATCACTACCAAAAGAGGAAAGGCGGGCGACAGCAAGATCGATGCTAACTTTTCAAAAGGGTTCGGCAGAGTGGCCAGGATGATGGACCTGCTGGACCGCCGGCAGTACCTGGATATGCGCTATGAGGCATTGCGGAATGATGGCGTGGCTATCGGTGACGCTTCCTATGCGCCGGACCTGCTGCAGTGGGATACTACGCGTTCTACCGACTGGCAGGACCTCCTGATCGGGAATACCGCGCATTATACCAATGCACAACTGACATTGTCGGGCGGCAGCGCGAATACCAATTACTCCCTTTCCGGCGGTTACTGGAGAGAGACCGCTGTATTCCCCGGCGATTTTGCGGATACAAAAGCATCTGCACGCTTCAGCCTTAATCATACCTCCGCTGATCAGCGCTGGAAAGCGCAGCTGACAGGAACTTTCCTGAAAGAAAAAAACAACCTGTCTCCCAATGATCCCACCCATAATGCGGTGACACTTCCGCCATTGGGTATGGACCTGTATCTGCCAGATGGGAAACTGAACTTTGCCGGTACGGCCTTTGCCAATCCGCTGGCTGCTTTAAACCAGAAGTATGATGCCCGGACAACCAATCTGAACGCCAATTCCCTGATCAGTTACCGCATTCTTAAAGGGCTGGAGTTTAAAGTCCAGCTGGGCTATTCCAATTTGAGGTACACTACGCTGTACACCGTTCCAGAGAGCGCTACGAATCCCGTTTACTTCCTGGGGCCGGCAAACCGTGCTGCGGAGTATGGAGATCATACCACCGAAACCTGGAACATCGAGCCGCAACTCACCTATGATGTCAGGTTTTTAGGGCAGCCGCTGAAAGTTCTGCTGGGAACCACCTTCCAGCAGAGCACGCAGAAGGGATCACTGGATTACGGCTCGGGATTTGTGGATGACGCACTGCTTGAAAACAGGGGTTCCGCGCAGGCGGTTACCAGCAGAACGGCCTTCAGCGACTATAAATACAATGCGTTGTTCGCGCTTGTCAATTATAACGTAGATGGCAAGTATTTGCTTAACCTGACTGCCCGCCGCGATGGATCGAGCCGTTTTGGTCCCGGCAACCGTTTCGGTAATTTCGGAGCGGTAGGCGCTGCCTGGATCTTTTCTGAGGAAAAGGCGCTTAAAGATGCGCTGCCGTTCCTGAGTTTCGGGAAGCTCAGGCTTAGTTACGGAACTACGGGAAGCGATGCCATTTCCAACTATGGATATGTTTCCCTTTATAATTCTACTTCCAGCTACTATCCTTATTACGGCGACAACGGCATCGGCCTTCAGCCAGCCAACCTGGCGAACAGCGATTTCAAATGGGAATCCAACAGGAAAGCTGACATTGCCCTGGAGCTGGGATTCCTGAAGGACCGCATCCTCCTGAACACCAACTTTTACCGCAACCGCTCTTCAAATCAGCTGATAGGTTACCCCATTTCGCAGGTATCCGGCTTTTCAAGCGTGCCGTTTAATCTGCCGGCGGTAGTGCAGAATACCGGTTGGGAAATAGAGCTGAATACTACAAACATAGCGCGGCGGGATTTCTCCTGGACCACCAGCTTCAACATCACTATTCCGGATAATAAACTTATCGATTATCCGGACCTGGCTTCTTCATCCAATGCGAACACTTACGTGGTGGGTGAGCCGCTTACTATTGCCAAGCTGGTGCCCACCCTGGGAATTGACCCCAATACCGGTGTCATGCGTTACCGGAACAGGCTGGGCGATACGGTCACCAACATCGCGCTGTTAGGGGTTGCAGATCGTACCGTAGCCATTAACATCGGCAAGCAGCTGTTCGGCGGTTTGCAGAATTCGTTCAGGTATAAGGGCTTTCAGCTGGACGTGTTTTTACAGTTCTCAAAAGCCAATGGCAGGATATGGAATGTAAACGGTGTATATGTTCCGGGATATTACGGCAACCTTCCGCAATATGTATATGACCGCCGCTGGAAGGGACCGGGGGATACCGGCGCCACTTTGAACAAGCTGACGCAAAGCGCAACATCCCCTGCCTACCAGGCGCGGCCCCGCAATACTGACGATGCTGCCTATGCCAGCATATTCTTTGCCCGCCTGAAAAATGTGGCATTGTCGTACAATTTTCCGGACACCTGGCTGAAGAAAATGAAGATACTGAACCTCCGGGTTTACGCGCAGGGACAAAACCTCGCTACGTTCACCAATTACCTGGGAATGGACCCGGAGAACCAGAGCGCATCTATTGCGCCTATCGCAGTTACGACATTTGGTTTACAAGTAACATTTTAA